In Gymnogyps californianus isolate 813 chromosome 1, ASM1813914v2, whole genome shotgun sequence, the following are encoded in one genomic region:
- the TMEM213 gene encoding transmembrane protein 213 — translation MKHFSHKPWAAFAVLFFSVALWYSCSAAAEDVSNVSASSMLTTEYKAPCLNVNFCTQAAMCCPTGVDDYGWIAAAVGWSLWFLTLILLCVDKVMKLQPDEPKYLVA, via the exons ATGAAGCACTTCTCCCACAAGCCCTGGGCAGCCTTCGCTGTGCTCTTCTTCAGCGTCGCGCTCTGGTATTCCTGCTCAGCAg cagctgaagaCGTCTCCAATGTTTCAGCAAGCTCCATGCTCACAACTGAGTACAAAGCACCATGTCTTA ATGTGAACTTCTGCACGCAAGCGGCCATGTGCTGCCCGACAGGCGTGGACGATTACGGATGGATTGCAGCGGCTGTTGGCTGGAGCCTCTGGTTTCTGACTCTCATCCTGCTCTGCGTGGACAAGGTCATGAAACTCCAGCCTGACGAACCCAAATATTTGGTGGCCTGA